The following are from one region of the Alicyclobacillus fastidiosus genome:
- a CDS encoding LysM peptidoglycan-binding domain-containing protein: protein MIRQVRIGLTLLLAGVLAVVAFTSALGGLRWTSERASSRSSEASKDVTVTAPIDQQAIAAPSRETTAHLSNIERNQVIFADWVHPVSTHPQVEHRAPVPHMIHVQSGDTLWSLANEYTTTVSDLSAVNHLASDTLHIGQAIEIPTASQAHSLKAQNVSTGGPLTYTVMPGDTLWRISLAYGVSVATLEQTNQIASSDLHVGEKLTIASPLANYTPTKASLTLIQHAPPSLLAVYQAAGKKYDIPWTVLAAIHKEETDFDCTGQDVSSAGALGPMQFMPSTFAIYGVAAPGHTVPNIHNVDDAIYSTAHMLSAEGFDRDPYHAIYQYNHSVMYVHDILRMSAV from the coding sequence GTGATTAGGCAGGTTCGTATCGGCCTCACGTTGCTACTCGCAGGAGTACTCGCCGTCGTAGCCTTTACCTCAGCTTTAGGCGGATTGCGCTGGACCAGCGAACGCGCCTCGTCGCGCTCCTCGGAAGCGTCGAAAGACGTGACAGTCACCGCCCCAATTGACCAGCAGGCCATCGCCGCGCCGTCGCGAGAGACGACCGCACACTTATCGAATATCGAGCGAAACCAGGTGATTTTCGCCGATTGGGTCCACCCTGTTAGCACGCACCCTCAAGTGGAGCACAGAGCCCCTGTACCACATATGATCCACGTTCAATCCGGAGACACCCTTTGGTCCTTAGCAAACGAGTACACCACAACCGTCAGCGATTTGAGTGCCGTCAACCACTTAGCCTCAGATACCCTGCACATTGGACAAGCCATCGAAATCCCCACTGCGTCACAAGCGCATTCCCTAAAGGCCCAAAACGTCTCGACAGGCGGACCATTGACCTACACCGTCATGCCAGGCGATACGCTATGGCGCATCTCCCTGGCATACGGCGTCTCTGTCGCTACGCTCGAACAGACCAACCAAATCGCGAGTTCGGACCTCCACGTCGGTGAAAAATTGACCATCGCTTCGCCCTTGGCCAACTACACGCCGACCAAGGCCTCGTTGACGCTCATTCAACACGCTCCGCCGTCCCTTCTCGCTGTCTACCAGGCTGCCGGGAAGAAATATGACATCCCTTGGACGGTTCTGGCTGCCATTCACAAGGAGGAGACCGACTTCGATTGCACTGGCCAAGATGTCAGCTCTGCAGGTGCACTCGGGCCCATGCAGTTCATGCCATCGACGTTTGCCATTTACGGCGTTGCGGCACCCGGTCATACAGTCCCGAACATCCACAATGTCGACGACGCAATTTACTCGACAGCGCACATGCTCTCAGCAGAAGGGTTTGATCGAGATCCGTACCACGCGATTTACCAGTACAATCACTCGGTCATGTATGTGCACGATATCCTTCGCATGTCCGCTGTATAA